A portion of the Kineosporia corallincola genome contains these proteins:
- the allB gene encoding allantoinase AllB, whose amino-acid sequence MDTVFKAPRVITVVGESARSIGVKDGTIVAIEPLDADLRAERVIELGDDVVLMPGLVDTHVHINEPGRTEWEGFATATRAAAAGGVTTVIDMPLNSIPATTTVEALEIKRKAADGAVFVDIGFWGGAVPGNLGQLRPLHDAGVFGFKCFLLHSGVDEFQPLSSAELEQYLGTMQDFGALMIVHAENSQAIDRAPAADGERYRRFLASRPRGAENMAIAEVIEAARYTRARVHILHLSSSDALPMLASAKRDGVLITVETCPHYLSFTSEAIPDGATQFKCCPPIRESSNREQLWQGLRDGVIDTIVTDHSPSTPELKRFDIGDFGVAWGGISSLQLGLRAVWSQARTHGFTLTDVAEWMSARTANQAGLTRKGRIALGYDADLCLFAPDEAAVVSAADLEHRHPITPYDGMALAGVVRETWLGGEPIDLTAPPRGRLLRRGDV is encoded by the coding sequence CTGGACACGGTTTTCAAGGCACCGCGGGTGATCACCGTGGTGGGTGAGTCGGCCCGCTCGATCGGTGTCAAAGACGGCACGATCGTGGCGATCGAGCCGCTCGACGCCGATCTGCGGGCGGAGCGGGTGATCGAGCTCGGCGACGACGTGGTGCTGATGCCCGGCCTGGTCGACACGCACGTGCACATCAACGAGCCGGGCCGCACCGAGTGGGAGGGCTTCGCCACCGCCACCCGGGCCGCGGCGGCCGGCGGGGTCACCACGGTGATCGACATGCCGCTGAACTCGATCCCGGCCACCACCACCGTGGAGGCGCTGGAGATCAAGCGAAAGGCGGCCGACGGAGCGGTTTTCGTCGACATCGGTTTCTGGGGCGGCGCGGTGCCGGGCAACCTGGGGCAGCTGCGGCCGCTGCACGACGCCGGGGTGTTCGGGTTCAAGTGCTTCCTGCTGCACTCCGGTGTGGACGAGTTCCAGCCGCTCTCGTCGGCCGAGCTGGAGCAGTACCTGGGCACGATGCAGGACTTCGGTGCCCTGATGATCGTGCACGCGGAGAACTCGCAGGCGATCGACCGGGCCCCGGCGGCCGACGGCGAGCGCTACCGCCGGTTCCTGGCCTCCCGCCCGCGCGGCGCCGAGAACATGGCGATCGCCGAGGTGATCGAGGCCGCGCGCTACACCCGGGCGCGAGTGCACATCCTGCACCTGTCCAGCTCCGACGCCCTGCCGATGCTGGCCTCGGCCAAACGCGACGGGGTGCTGATCACCGTCGAGACCTGCCCGCACTACCTGAGTTTCACCTCCGAGGCGATCCCGGACGGCGCCACCCAGTTCAAGTGCTGCCCGCCGATCCGCGAGTCGTCCAACCGCGAGCAGCTGTGGCAGGGGCTGCGCGACGGGGTGATCGACACGATCGTCACCGACCACTCCCCCTCCACGCCCGAGCTGAAGCGTTTCGACATCGGCGATTTCGGCGTGGCCTGGGGCGGCATCTCCTCGCTCCAGCTCGGCCTGCGCGCGGTCTGGAGCCAGGCCCGCACGCACGGGTTCACGCTGACCGACGTGGCCGAGTGGATGTCCGCCCGCACCGCCAACCAGGCCGGGCTGACCCGCAAGGGCCGGATCGCCCTGGGCTACGACGCCGACCTGTGCCTGTTCGCGCCGGACGAGGCGGCCGTGGTGTCGGCGGCGGATCTGGAGCACCGGCACCCGATTACTCCGTACGACGGAATGGCCCTGGCCGGGGTCGTGCGTGAGACCTGGCTGGGCGGGGAACCGATCGACCTGACGGCGCCGCCGCGTGGGAGGCTTCTGCGCAGGGGCGACGTGTGA